One Camelus dromedarius isolate mCamDro1 chromosome 6, mCamDro1.pat, whole genome shotgun sequence genomic region harbors:
- the GPR6 gene encoding G-protein coupled receptor 6 has translation MNASASSLNESQVVAVAAEGAAAAATAAGARDTVEWGPPAAAAALGVGGAANASLELSSQLPAGPPGLLLSAVNPWDVLLCVSGTVIAGENALVVALIASTPALRTPMFVLVGSLATADLLAGCGLILHFVFQYLVPSETVSLLTVGFLVASFAASVSSLLAITVDRYLSLYNALTYYSRRTLLGVHLLLAATWTVSLGLGLLPVLGWNCLAERAACSVVRPLTRSHVALLSATFFAVFGIMLHLYVRICQVVWRHAHQIALQQHCLAPPHLAATRKGVGTLAVVLGTFGASWLPFAIYCVVGSHEDPAVYTYATLLPATYNSMINPIIYAFRNQEIQRALWLLFCGCFQSKVPFRSRSPSEV, from the coding sequence ATGAACGCGAGCGCATCTTCGCTCAACGAGTCCCAGGTGGTGGCAGTGGCGGCCGAGGGTGCGGCGGCAGCGGCCACAGCGGCAGGAGCGCGGGACACAGTTGAATGGGGGCCCCCTGCAGCGGCAGCGGCGCTGGGGGTCGGCGGCGCAGCTAATGCGTCGCTGGAGCTGTCTTCTCAGCTGCCAGCGGGGCCACCAGGGCTGCTGCTGTCGGCAGTGAACCCATGGGACGTACTGCTCTGCGTGTCGGGGACGGTGATCGCAGGTGAAAATGCGCTGGTAGTGGCGCTCATCGCCTCCACACCGGCTCTGCGCACGCCCATGTTCGTGCTGGTGGGCAGCCTGGCAACCGCGGACCTGCTGGCGGGCTGCGGTCTCATTCTGCACTTCGTGTTCCAGTACCTGGTGCCCTCGGAGACTGTAAGCCTGCTCACTGTGGGCTTCCTCGTGGCCTCCTTCGCGGCCTCAGTCAGCAGCCTGCTGGCCATCACGGTAGATCGTTACCTGTCTCTCTACAACGCGCTCACCTATTATTCGCGACGGACCCTGTTGGGTGTGCATCTCCTGCTCGCCGCCACCTGGACGGTGTCCCTAGGCCTCGGGCTGCTGCCGGTGCTCGGCTGGAACTGCCTGGCAGAGCGCGCCGCCTGCAGCGTGGTGCGCCCGCTGACGCGCAGCCACGTGGCGCTGCTTTCCGCCACCTTTTTTGCTGTCTTCGGCATCATGTTGCACCTGTACGTGCGCATCTGCCAGGTAGTCTGGCGTCATGCGCACCAGATCGCGCTGCAGCAGCACTGCCTTGCACCACCCCACCTTGCAGCCACCAGAAAGGGCGTGGGTACGCTGGCCGTGGTGCTGGGCACTTTCGGTGCCAGCTGGCTGCCCTTTGCCATCTACTGTGTGGTGGGCAGCCATGAGGACCCAGCTGTCTACACCTATGCCACATTGCTGCCTGCCACCTACAACTCCATGATCAATCCTATTATCTATGCCTTCCGCAACCAGGAGATCCAACGTGCCCTGTGGCTCCTGTTTTGTGGCTGTTTCCAGTCCAAAGTGCCCTTCCGCTCCAGGTCCCCCAGTGAGGTCTGA